The following proteins are co-located in the Fusobacteria bacterium ZRK30 genome:
- the typA gene encoding translational GTPase TypA produces the protein MNIKNIAIIAHVDHGKTTLVDAMLRQSGVFGDREELVERAMDSNDIEKERGITILSKNASLDFGGYKINIVDTPGHADFGGEVQRILKMVDSVLLLVDAFEGVMPQTKYVLKQALEHGLNPIVVVNKIDRPNSTPEEVVDLVFDLFVELGANDHQLEFPVLFASAKNGFAKYEIADEDLNMQPLFETIVKHVKDPEGDPEAPLQMLVTNIAPDNYLGKLATGRIHNGVLKKNQEVTLIKRDGEMVNFKVTRIFGAEGMNRIELDTAVCGDIVTVAGTEKFDIGETVADRTNPMALPLIDIDEPTLAMTFMVSTSPFVGREGKFVTSRNILDRLMKEVEHNVSMVVEKTESADAFTVKGRGELQLSILIENMRREGFELQVAKPQVIMRDIDGVKCEPIELAIIDVADEFTGVVIEKIGIRKGEMINMVQGTDGYTRLEFKVPARGLIGFRNEFLTETRGTGILNHSFFDYEPYKGEVPTRQRGVLISIEKGTTTAYSLGNVQSRGTLFANPGLEVYEGMIIGEHSRENDLTVNVTRGKQLTNMRASGTDAVTKLAPGREFTLEQALEYIADDELVEITPESIRMRKKFLTEGDRKRAARGTVR, from the coding sequence GTGAACATAAAGAATATAGCTATTATAGCTCATGTAGACCACGGTAAGACAACATTAGTAGATGCAATGTTAAGACAATCAGGAGTATTCGGAGACAGAGAAGAACTTGTTGAAAGAGCGATGGACTCAAACGATATAGAAAAAGAGAGAGGAATCACAATCTTATCTAAGAATGCATCCCTTGATTTTGGAGGATACAAGATAAATATAGTAGATACTCCAGGCCATGCTGACTTTGGTGGAGAAGTACAAAGAATATTAAAGATGGTAGACTCAGTATTATTATTAGTAGACGCATTTGAAGGTGTAATGCCTCAAACTAAATACGTATTAAAGCAAGCGTTAGAGCATGGATTAAATCCAATTGTTGTAGTAAACAAGATCGACAGACCAAACTCTACTCCTGAAGAAGTAGTAGACCTAGTATTCGATCTATTTGTTGAATTAGGAGCAAACGATCACCAATTAGAATTCCCGGTACTATTTGCTTCTGCAAAAAATGGATTCGCTAAGTATGAAATTGCTGATGAAGATTTAAACATGCAACCGTTATTTGAAACAATAGTTAAGCATGTAAAAGATCCTGAAGGAGATCCTGAAGCTCCATTACAAATGTTAGTGACTAACATAGCTCCAGATAATTACTTAGGAAAATTAGCAACTGGAAGAATCCATAACGGTGTTTTAAAGAAAAACCAGGAAGTAACTTTAATCAAAAGAGACGGAGAAATGGTAAACTTCAAGGTCACTAGAATATTTGGTGCTGAAGGAATGAATAGAATAGAGTTAGATACAGCAGTATGTGGAGATATCGTTACAGTTGCCGGAACAGAGAAGTTTGATATCGGTGAGACAGTAGCAGATAGAACTAACCCAATGGCATTACCGTTGATCGATATAGATGAACCTACATTAGCAATGACATTTATGGTAAGTACTTCTCCATTCGTTGGAAGAGAAGGAAAATTTGTAACTTCTAGAAACATCTTAGACAGATTAATGAAGGAAGTAGAACATAATGTAAGTATGGTAGTAGAAAAAACTGAATCTGCTGATGCATTCACAGTAAAAGGTAGAGGAGAACTTCAATTATCTATATTAATAGAAAATATGAGAAGAGAAGGATTTGAATTACAGGTAGCTAAACCTCAAGTTATCATGAGAGATATCGATGGTGTTAAGTGTGAACCTATCGAATTAGCAATAATTGACGTTGCAGATGAATTCACTGGTGTAGTAATCGAGAAGATAGGGATCAGAAAAGGTGAAATGATCAACATGGTTCAAGGAACTGACGGATATACAAGATTAGAATTCAAAGTACCTGCAAGAGGACTTATCGGATTCAGAAATGAATTTTTGACTGAAACTAGAGGAACAGGAATATTAAACCATTCATTCTTCGACTATGAGCCATATAAAGGTGAAGTACCAACTAGACAAAGAGGAGTATTAATCTCTATTGAAAAAGGTACAACTACTGCATATTCATTAGGAAATGTACAATCTAGAGGAACTTTATTTGCTAACCCTGGATTAGAAGTATATGAGGGAATGATCATAGGTGAACATTCTAGAGAAAATGACCTTACAGTTAACGTAACTAGAGGAAAGCAGCTTACAAATATGAGAGCTTCTGGAACAGATGCAGTTACAAAATTAGCTCCAGGTAGAGAGTTTACATTAGAGCAAGCATTAGAATATATTGCTGACGATGAGTTAGTAGAGATCACACCTGAAAGTATCAGAATGAGAAAGAAATTCTTAACAGAGGGTGACAGAAAGAGAGCAGCTAGAGGAACAGTTAGATAG